From the Excalfactoria chinensis isolate bCotChi1 chromosome 1, bCotChi1.hap2, whole genome shotgun sequence genome, one window contains:
- the TASL gene encoding TLR adapter interacting with SLC15A4 on the lysosome produces the protein MLSEGYLYRIAYLCEDSELCTNEAVEEVVCEMRSINCSSRDEAQGKSLLQRCRSAGKCISSVHSRGSKQSRRQKDNLQQPVQHPLPEGQTSPAMDVCEGLARKDTYLVPSSCKSICKNYNDLHIAGDCVVPISSVATDFTCDSGIGPFLESSEIPPPMESVRVPPSEMGRKQAQGFSSCWRVASLVPHQQPLSDSALNDYLEQKLMELYKQYIMDSTANRASPTQILASELIMTNVDQISSQISRERKMETTKAKDIVISRFLQIASEQIFSEISTPSLHISQCSNTNA, from the coding sequence ATGCTGTCAGAAGGTTACCTTTACAGAATCGCCTACCTCTGTGAAGACTCTGAGCTCTGCACCAACGAAGCAGTGGAGGAAGTGGTGTGTGAAATGAGGTCCATTAATTGTTcctccagggatgaagcacAAGGAAAAAGTCTCCTTCAGAGATGCAGATCTGCTGgcaaatgcatttcttcagttCACTCTAGAGGtagcaaacaaagcagaaggcagaaagaCAATCTCCAACAACCTGTGCAGCACCCACTGCCTGAAGGGCAGACATCTCCAGCTATGGATGTCTGTGAAGGGCTGGCAAGAAAAGACACCTACCTGGTTCCATCCTCCTGCAAAAGCATTTGCAAGAACTACAATGATTTGCACATAGCTGGAGACTGCGTGGTGCCTATTAGCTCAGTGGCAACTGATTTTACCTGTGACAGTGGCATAGGCCCCTTCCTGGAATCCTCAGAGATTCCTCCACCTATGGAGTCCGTGCGGGTCCCCCCCAGTGAGATGGGCCGCAAGCAGGCCCAAGGCTTCTCATCATGCTGGCGTGTGGCGAGCTTGGTGCCACACCAGCAGCCCCTCTCCGACTCAGCCCTCAATGACTACCTAGAGCAgaagctgatggagctgtaCAAACAGTACATCATGGACAGCACAGCCAACAGGGCATCCCCCACTCAGATCCTGGCCTCAGAGCTCATCATGACTAATGTAGACCAAATCAGCTCGCAGATATCACgagagagaaaaatggagaCCACCAAGGCCAAGGACATTGTCATCAGCCGCTTCTTGCAAATAGCCAGTGAACAAATATTCTCAGAAATCAGCACGCCCAGTCTGCATATTTCCCAATGCAGCAACACTAATGCATAG